Proteins encoded together in one Ipomoea triloba cultivar NCNSP0323 chromosome 4, ASM357664v1 window:
- the LOC116016612 gene encoding 3-ketoacyl-CoA synthase 12-like: protein MDSIISVLVLYVLPLLCIFFSLKKMIDLRTRRACYILDYQCYKPTDDRMLSTKLSGEVVFRNKNLGLSEYKFLLKAIVSSGIGEETYGPRMVFQGRETCPAYEDGISEMEEFFHDSIGKMLKRQGICGSEIDVLVVNVSMLASVPSLSARIINRYKMREDIKVYNLSGMGCSASLISINIVENIFKTRENLSALVVTSECLSPNWYSGNDRSMILANCLFRSGGCAILLTNKPALHHKAMFKLKTLVRTHHGAKDESYNCCIQKEDELGKLGFHLGKTLPKAATVAFLENLKEIAPKILPVRELVRYALLQKIPTNSGKSGTARPAVINFKTGVHHFCIHTGGKAVINGIGQSLNLSEHDLEPARMTLHRFGNTSAGSLWYVLAYMEAKKRLKKGDNVFMISFGAGFKCNSCVWEVVRDLEDANVWKDCIDSYPPQTLINPFLDKYGWVHNADPASFSLPDYYRLP from the coding sequence ATGGATTCCATTATTTCCGTTCTAGTACTCTACGTTCTCCCTCTCCTCTGTATCTTCTTCTCCCTGAAGAAGATGATAGATTTAAGGACGCGCCGAGCGTGTTACATTCTTGATTATCAGTGCTACAAGCCGACCGACGATCGAATGCTGAGCACGAAGCTTAGTGGGGAGGTGGTTTTCAGGAACAAGAATCTTGGGTTGAGCGAGTACAAGTTCCTGTTGAAGGCCATCGTGAGTTCCGGGATCGGCGAGGAAACGTACGGGCCGAGGATGGTGTTCCAAGGCCGGGAAACGTGTCCGGCGTACGAGGATGGGATATCGGAGATGGAAGAGTTTTTCCACGACAGCATTGGGAAGATGTTGAAGAGACAAGGGATTTGTGGGTCGGAGATTGATGTTTTGGTGGTGAATGTCTCCATGCTCGCTTCGGTGCCGTCGTTATCCGCGCGGATTATCAATCGGTACAAAATGAGAGAGGATATCAAGGTTTATAACCTCTCCGGCATGGGGTGTAGCGCGAGCCTCATATCTATTAACATCGTCGAAAACATCTTTAAAACTCGCGAAAACCTCTCCGCTCTAGTTGTAACCTCGGAGTGCCTGAGTCCTAACTGGTATTCCGGGAATGACCGGTCCATGATTCTCGCTAACTGTTTATTCCGGTCCGGCGGTTGCGCTATTCTCTTGACAAACAAACCGGCGTTACACCATAAAGCCATGTTCAAGCTGAAAACCCTAGTGCGGACCCACCACGGCGCGAAAGACGAATCCTATAATTGCTGCATACAAAAGGAGGACGAGCTAGGGAAACTCGGGTTCCACCTCGGCAAAACCCTCCCAAAAGCCGCCACCGTGGCATTCTTAGAGAATCTCAAAGAAATCGCCCCCAAAATCCTACCTGTCCGGGAGCTCGTCCGTTACGCACTCCTCCAAAAAATCCCAACAAACTCCGGAAAAAGCGGAACAGCACGCCCGGCGGTTATAAACTTCAAAACCGGGGTCCACCACTTCTGCATCCACACGGGCGGGAAAGCGGTGATCAACGGCATCGGGCAGAGCCTCAACCTGAGCGAACACGATCTCGAGCCGGCCAGAATGACCCTCCACAGATTCGGGAACACCTCTGCTGGGAGCCTTTGGTACGTGCTGGCCTACATGGAAGCCAAGAAGAGGCTTAAGAAAGGCGATAATGTGTTCATGATTAGCTTCGGGGCCGGGTTCAAGTGCAACAGTTGTGTATGGGAAGTGGTTCGAGATTTGGAAGACGCAAATGTCTGGAAAGATTGCATTGATAGCTACCCACCACAAACCCTAATCAACCCTTTCTTGGACAAATATGGATGGGTTCATAATGCAGATCCTGCCAGCTTTTCTCTCCCAGATTACTATCGCCTCCCCtga